In the genome of Bacillus thuringiensis, the window ATGGCACGGCCTTCCGCGATTTCCTTACGAACAAACTCCGGCTCTACACCTTCACGAATCGCAACATATTCCATCTCAGACGTAATAATGCCATTACGTGCATAGTGCATTTGCGTAACGTTTGCACCTTGCTTCGCTCTAAGCGGCTGGCGATCCATTTGCGGGAAAACAGATGTATGCTTCGAAGCCACTTTCACACCGTCATCCTCTGGTTTCACTTCGCGCCCTTCGTATGCTTCTACATCACCACGCCCCATAATCCAAGAGTGGCGCGGTGTTGGAATACCTTTTTCCAACTCGACCTTATACGCAGGATCTGTATAAGGACCGCTCGTATCATACACACGGATTGGCGGATTTGGAACGCCATTCGTTTCGCTTTGTTCAATCTCACGCATCGGCACTTTCATACCTTCTCGTGGTCCATTCACATATACTTTTTTACTCCCTGGTAAACTCGATTTCAATTCAATTTGCTCAGCTGAAACAGATTGTTTCATAAATTTTGTTGCCCCCCTGTTCGTGACAAGGACGAGATATGGCCAGCGCATGCCAAAATAAAAAGAGCCAGGTCCATAAAAAAATAAGGACCTGGCTCATAAAGACATCATTATGTAAAGCCGTTAACTTCCCTACGCTGGTACGAGCCAGATCAGGTCCAAAGGGTTAAGAAGTTCACGCGCTTCTCTCTCAGCCTACGCATACGTTAGGCACCCCTAGTTTATCACTGATTTAATTTTCAATACTTTCCCATCATACACGATAATCTGAAAAATGCAAAGTTTATTTCTTTTGTTGTTTATGGAATCATCCACGTTAAATAATATGCCTGCACATACGTCATAATACCAACAATAATTACGAAGAACACCCTATTGTAAAAATAGTTTATAACTTAACATGGGAGTTTAAAAACATCTTCACCACAAAGAGTGTTGAGAATCTCGACCATTGTATTAAAAAAATTAAGAATACTAATATACAAGAGTTTAAGAGCTTTACGAATGGATTAGCCCGGGATATTGAAGCTGTCAGAAATGCGGTAACTTATGAGAATAATAATGGTCTTGCCGAAGGGAGCATAAACAAGTTAAAGCTTATTAAAAGAATCATGTATGGTCGATACAAATTCTCCACATTGCGGACAAAGATTCTACTTTTGGAGAGAATGAGACTTTTCAACTAACTCCGGAAAGAACCATTTTTTACTTGCTAAATACATTCATCAGTCCCGTTTGACAAAGAGCCTTTGTCTCTGCTGCATTTCGCTACAACTGCTACTGTTACCTGCCATACAACCTGCAATAGAGATAGGTAACAATTTACTATACAAGGAACAAAATTGACCTGCTCCTCCATTTAGTGATTTAACTATCTTTATTATTCAGAGCTAAAACTCAAAGAGAAATCTCTTACATTTATCGTAACATTATTTCCTTAATATGTTAATTTTTTGTTATCTTGTTAGTTAAAGGGGGACTTAGTACAAAAAATAACCGTAGATAGTAGCACGAACACCGTTCTTGTTATAATTAATTTTTTTCAGAACGTCTATAATCCTCTTTTAAAAAATATATGTAAATATAATAAAAAACGAATGATTAATAGAAATATTCTACACCACTCGTTTTTTATCGGACTTCTTTTTACTGTACTTTTATTTTCTTTATGAGTTATTAGAAAAATAATTGTCTATATAAGTCTTTATTTTTTCAAAATTCTTTTCCATAAATAAGATTGCTGGTACTTCAATTATTGGAAGATTATTTTCATTATCGAAAGCTGGACACGGTTTGGGAACTACCAAATAGTCAACTGAGTTTTTATCTCTAATATAATTAATTGAAACATCATAATACTTAGAAAAATATTCCTTCAAATCATCCTGATTCCTTAAAAATGGTAGAGAAAATATTGAACCATAATTTATACCAGCATCGACAATTAATACAAAGCATATTTTTTTCATGATACACCCTCCTCGTATAATAAGTTTTAAGTTAATAACTGTTCCTTGAAAATTAAATAGTTTTTATCTTCAAGAGCTACATCAAAAAAATGATGTATGGGTAAAATTTAGTCTTGGATACTGGGGGATTTCCCCAGATAATGGAAGTACGGAAATGGACCCATCGGGAATATGCTTACTCCTCCTGTAGTTCGACCACGTTAAAAGACTGTGACCCAGACCAAAATGCACTGCATACGCACAAGCTGTATCGTTTTCCTTCACTTACCTCTCATAGTGGGGAGGGCAGCTTAGATGAAGGCAATCATTGAATACTCATACGCGAGGTTGTGGCTATGTTTTGGACTCTAGGGAGATCCCACAGTATCCAAGCTCATTCCAAATACTATTCAAAGAAAGGAGGTCCTTTCTTTGAGATTATTCGTAGCTATTGATGTAAGCTCTGAAAAACTTGATGTATGTTTTCTTGACAGTCATGACACTGTTTTGAAAGAAATTTGTCTTTCAAACGATGTGAATGGTGCCAACGCCATTAAGGAGGATGTTCTCCATTTTCATCAGTTGTACAACTATAAAAAAATTGTCATTGGTATGGAATCTACTTCCGTCTATAGTTTCCATCCTTCCATGTTCCTAACGGAAGATAAGGATTTGAGGGCTTTAGACGTGGAAGTGGTCGTACAAAATCCAAAAGCCATCCATCGGTATAAAAAACTCTTTGAAGAAGATAAGACCGATAAAATAGATGCTTTCCGTATTGCCAATTTTTTACGAATCGGACGGTATAATAAGTTTCTTATCAAGGAGGAAAAATACGTTGCCCTTCAACGTTTAACACGATCTAGATATCAACTCGTTCACCAGCAAACAGAATGTAAGCAACACTTTCTGAAGAACCTTTACTACAAATGTAATACGTTATCGAAAGAGTTAAATACCTCTGTTTTTGGTGCGACGATGATGGAAATACTCTCAGTTTCCCTTTCGTTGGATGAAATCGCAGAAATGGATCTAGAAGCACTCGCTACTCTTCTTCAGAAAAAGGGGAAAGGACGCTTTAGCGACCCAGAAGATTTAGCGAAAACCATCAAGAAAGCCATACGTGACTCCTACCGACTAGGTAAGGTCGTTCAAGACTCTGTGGACGTTGTATTAGCCACTTATGCACGATTGATTCAAACATTGAAAAAACAAATCAAAGAGATAGAAAAAAGCATTACTGCTTTATTCTAAGCCATTCCAGAAGCGAGATATTTAACAAGTGTTCCAGGCATTGGAGTCGTATACGCCGCGGGAATCATTGCAGAAGTTGGACAAATTGAACGCTTTGAGAACGAAGCACAATTGGCCAAATACACCGGTCTTTACTAGAAAAAATCGCAATCTGGAAACTTTGAATCGGAACGAACACCCATGACACGAACGGGAAACCAGTATCTTCGTTATTACATGGTTGAAGCTGCCAACTCTGTACAACTTCGTGAAGCTACTTACCGTGCTTATTATTTAAAGAAATATGATGAAGTTCCGAAATACAAACATAAAAGAGCCCTTGTCTAAAGCCGTAACTAGATTCGCTAAATTGTTTTTCAAATATTGAACCAAGCACTTGACTGATTGCTTGTTGAACAACCCTATCCACTACTGTCGGTATTCCCAATTTGCGCATCTTCCATAAAAAGAGCCAGGTCCATAAAAAAATAAGGACCTGGCTCATAAAGACATCATTATGTAAAGCCGTTAACTTCCCTACGCTGGTACGAGCCAGATTAGGTCCAAAGGGGTTAAGAAGTTCACGCGCTTCTCTCTCAGCCTACGCATACGTTAGGCACCCCTAGTTTATCACTGATTTAATTTTCAATACTTTCCCATCATACACCATAATTTGGAAAATTAAAAGTTTATTTCTTTTGTTGTTTATGGAATCATCCACGTTAAATAATAAGCCTGAACATAAGTCATAATACCAACAATAATTACGAAGAACAAACTATGCTTCACTGTAAAACGGAACAAATCCGATTCTTTTCCAGCAAGACCAACTGCTGCACAAGCGATCGCAATCGACTGCGGGGAAATCATTTTCCCTGTTACACCGCCTGTTGTATTTGCTGCAACGAGAAGCACTTCAGATACGCCGACTTGCTGCGCTGTAATGGCTTGTAAATTTGAGAACAGTGCATTCGCAGACGTATCAGACCCTGTTAGGAATACGCCAATCCAGCCTAAGAATGGTGAGAAGAACGGGAATAGTCCGCCAGTTCCGGCTAATGCTAACGCTAACGTAGAAGATAGACCAGAATAGTTTGCGATAAATGCAAATCCTAGTACGAATCCGATAGATAGAATTGGCATTTTTAATTCGTTTAACGTTTCTTTAAATGTCACTACTGCATCTTTTACATTCATTTTCAAAATAAACATGGAAATGATACAAGCAATTAAAATCGCCGTTCCAGTTGCCGATAATACATCGAACTTCAGAATTGCCTCGTAAGGCGTTGGTTTATTTACAATTGGTTCTGCTTTCATTACTAGATTATGCAGACCTGGAATTTCAAACTTAAATACAAGACTTGCTAAAGCCCCTCCTGGAGCGAATAATGCCTTAAAGAAACTTTGGCTCCAAATGACTACCATAACCGTTAATACGATAAATGGAGACCATGCTTTTACTACTTTTCCAAACGTTAATTTCGGCATCGATGCTGCTGTCGTTGTTGCTGCTACTTCACTATTTGCTTGCCCGGATTGATAAATTTCTTTCGGCTGCCAAACTTTTAAGAACAGCGCTAAACTAATTAAACTTACAAGTGCCGATGTAATATCCGGAAGTTCTGGCCCTAAAAATGTCGCTGTAATGAACTGCGTAATCGCAAATGAACTACCCGCTACAAGTAACGCAGGCCACGTTTGTCTTATCCCTTTAAATCCATCCATTAAAAATACGATGAAGAATGGAACAAATAATGATAGGAACGGTAATTGATGTCCAGCCATTTGTCCAATTTTATGTGGATCAATACCTGTCACTTGTCCAGCAACTGTAATCGGAATTCCCATCGCTCCGAACGCCACTGGTGCAGTATTTGCAATCAAACAAAGACCTGCTGCGTATAAAGGATTTAACCCAAGACCCGCAAGAAGCGCTGCTGTAATCGCTACTGGTGCTCCAAATCCTGCCGCTCCTTCTAAAAATGCTCCAAATGAAAATCCAATTAAAATAACGAGTAGACGATGATCATTCGTAATCGATAATACCGATGCACGAATCACATCGAATTGACCTGTTTTCACAGAAATTTTATATAAAAATACCGACATAATGATAATCCAAGCAATCGGCCATAACCCGTACAAAAAACCGTACCCGGTTGCTGCCATTGCCATCGTGAAAGGCATTTTATAAGCGAATAACGCTACTAAAACTGTAAGTACAACTGTAATAAATCCTGCCACATACCCCTTCATGCGAAAAATCGCTAAAGCTAAGAAAAAAAAGATAATCGGAATAAGTGCGACTGCTGCTGAAATCCAAATATTACCGAACGGATCATAAACTTGTGTCCATGTGTTCATTGTTCTCTCCCCCTAAAGAATCCCCTTTTAAATAGAATAACCTCATCAATAGACTATCAGGTCATCATACCTTTAAGCCTAAAATAAAAAAACGTTTAAGAAAACGTTTTCAACAACTTTCATTTATACTGTACCATAACAATTTCCATTAAAAAAGATTTTTTTGAAAATTTTATCATTTAACAAAAAAATCTTACAAAATCGTCATGTTCCTGTAATGTTCATCGATAGAAAGCTTGCAAAAATTATTGCATAATAATAGTATAACAACGGACATTATTTATGAGGTGATATATATGAATGGAAACAAAATATTAGCTGCTTTATCGTACTTTAGTGTACTATTTGCCCCTATCTTATTCCCAATTATCGTTTGGATTGTGGGGGACGCTGAAACAAAGCCACATGCAAAACGTGCTCTATGGACACACATCATTCCAAGTATCGCTACATTTATCGGCGTAGTCATTTTAGGAATTATGGGCATGGGATCTGACCAAGCAGATATAACACTTGGAATTGGATCAATGATTGTCTTAGCTATTTGCGGAATCATCAGCTTATACTACTTCATCTGGAACATTGTAAAAGGAATTAAAGTACTGAAAGCTTAATTTTAAACAAACGTTTGTTTAAAAAAGGACCCTTGCAAATTGCAAGGGTCCTTTTCCCGATTCGTTCACTTTATCTTCTGCGTTTCTTCTTTTTTCTCATCATTTTCTTTCGGCGCGTATTCACTTTATCCGCTATAATGTGAAGCGTACTTGCCACAACAATTCCCATTAAGAACGTTACAATTTCAACCTCATGTTTCTTCGCACTTTCTATTAAATTACCATCCAGTGCGATTACATTTAATAGGAATAAAAATGGAGAAAAGACGATTAACATGTACGCAATACGAATCACATCACCAAGTATAATCGTATGCGTAAAGAAAGATCGATGTGGCATTACTTTCTTATAAGGATACCAAAATATACGTAAGAAACCCCATTTGTTATAAGCATTACTGTACGTATCTAAATCTGGTGTTAAAAATGAAGTACCTACTAAAAAACCAATTGCAAAAGTTAATAAAAAATCAAAATTTGTTAATCCATACGAAAAGAGCAAAAACAAAACAACCGGAAGGGATATTAAGTTTATTTTCGTATGCGTTCTTCCTGATGGCATAATGCACTTCCTCGCTTACGTTCGTCCTGTCACCTTATGACAGGTTTCACCTATTGACCTAATTTCTGATCGATAAATGCTGTGTCTATATCCGAACCAAACCATTCTGCCAACTTCACTCGTGCCTTATCTTTCACATCTTCATTGACGTATAACGACACCTGTATTAGTGCGGCCGTTAACGCCCCTAAATCATCCGTATAGCCAATTCCAGCAATGAAATCTGGAATCGCATCAATCGGTGCAATAAAATAAGCAAGTGCTCCAATTACAATAATTTTCACTCGTTTTGGAACATCGGGTCTTTGCAAAACGTAAAACAGTAATAAACTTGTATAAATGACCGACTGCCCTGCTTGCTTTGCAACACGTTTTACTTTCTTCCAAAACGCTTCAACTGAAAATTTTTGTTTCATGAAAAAGCCTCCCTATTTTTAAAAAGAAATAAGCTACAATATGTTATCAGTAAAAGTTCATGGAAATTACACAAAACCTATCAATGAACTTTCATTGTAACAAACAAACCGAAAAAGAACAAGTGTTCGTTAATTTTTACACGATTTCCTTCATATAATAGATTTCTAGATAACCCTTACCCATCTTCGTTTCTTATTTCTCAACAAAGAAAATTTTCACTTCTACTTAACATTCTGCTCTATCTTTGTTATATTTTCTAGTTGACGGACATATAAACGAATGTTAAAGTTTTCTCTGGTAGTGACAAATCTTATACAAAAAATGTAAAATGTTATAGTGTTTCTCAGAAATGAATTTTGTTGTATAATACAGAAATGACGTTATGCTTATGAGCAACAAAAGAAACCAAAAGGGTATGCATAGTTATAGTCGTATATGGGTGAATATAGAACCTTTAATTATGGCCAAGAAAACTATGTATTTTTTATTTTAGCATTTTTCGCTCCAAAATCGACCAAGCCTGATAGAGAAAGGGTGGAAATGAATGAAAGAAACCTTGAAATCACAATTTCAAAATGTGCGTTTCACTGTATTCGT includes:
- a CDS encoding transposase, which gives rise to MFTTKSVENLDHCIKKIKNTNIQEFKSFTNGLARDIEAVRNAVTYENNNGLAEGSINKLKLIKRIMYGRYKFSTLRTKILLLERMRLFN
- a CDS encoding IS110 family transposase translates to MRLFVAIDVSSEKLDVCFLDSHDTVLKEICLSNDVNGANAIKEDVLHFHQLYNYKKIVIGMESTSVYSFHPSMFLTEDKDLRALDVEVVVQNPKAIHRYKKLFEEDKTDKIDAFRIANFLRIGRYNKFLIKEEKYVALQRLTRSRYQLVHQQTECKQHFLKNLYYKCNTLSKELNTSVFGATMMEILSVSLSLDEIAEMDLEALATLLQKKGKGRFSDPEDLAKTIKKAIRDSYRLGKVVQDSVDVVLATYARLIQTLKKQIKEIEKSITALF
- the lldP gene encoding L-lactate permease, which produces MNTWTQVYDPFGNIWISAAVALIPIIFFFLALAIFRMKGYVAGFITVVLTVLVALFAYKMPFTMAMAATGYGFLYGLWPIAWIIIMSVFLYKISVKTGQFDVIRASVLSITNDHRLLVILIGFSFGAFLEGAAGFGAPVAITAALLAGLGLNPLYAAGLCLIANTAPVAFGAMGIPITVAGQVTGIDPHKIGQMAGHQLPFLSLFVPFFIVFLMDGFKGIRQTWPALLVAGSSFAITQFITATFLGPELPDITSALVSLISLALFLKVWQPKEIYQSGQANSEVAATTTAASMPKLTFGKVVKAWSPFIVLTVMVVIWSQSFFKALFAPGGALASLVFKFEIPGLHNLVMKAEPIVNKPTPYEAILKFDVLSATGTAILIACIISMFILKMNVKDAVVTFKETLNELKMPILSIGFVLGFAFIANYSGLSSTLALALAGTGGLFPFFSPFLGWIGVFLTGSDTSANALFSNLQAITAQQVGVSEVLLVAANTTGGVTGKMISPQSIAIACAAVGLAGKESDLFRFTVKHSLFFVIIVGIMTYVQAYYLTWMIP
- a CDS encoding DUF4870 domain-containing protein, with product MNGNKILAALSYFSVLFAPILFPIIVWIVGDAETKPHAKRALWTHIIPSIATFIGVVILGIMGMGSDQADITLGIGSMIVLAICGIISLYYFIWNIVKGIKVLKA
- a CDS encoding metal-binding protein, producing the protein MPSGRTHTKINLISLPVVLFLLFSYGLTNFDFLLTFAIGFLVGTSFLTPDLDTYSNAYNKWGFLRIFWYPYKKVMPHRSFFTHTIILGDVIRIAYMLIVFSPFLFLLNVIALDGNLIESAKKHEVEIVTFLMGIVVASTLHIIADKVNTRRKKMMRKKKKRRR
- a CDS encoding YkvA family protein; amino-acid sequence: MKQKFSVEAFWKKVKRVAKQAGQSVIYTSLLLFYVLQRPDVPKRVKIIVIGALAYFIAPIDAIPDFIAGIGYTDDLGALTAALIQVSLYVNEDVKDKARVKLAEWFGSDIDTAFIDQKLGQ